From the genome of Deinococcus depolymerans, one region includes:
- a CDS encoding diacylglycerol/lipid kinase family protein, with amino-acid sequence MTAMNAGAAPGVPERRGATLIFNAGAGGSEHCTPDDLVAALEGIGFSPVYRSTGCEDDLDAALADVQGAVFVAGGDGTVRAVAVRLAGREGVTLGVIPMGTANNVARTLGVQGAPLDVIAGYAGAGARPFDLGRVQGPWGEDLFLEACGCGAFADVMAEYDPEAGKSPLRAVQALTATLTNFDPTPVALSVDGVPEPEVPLALLEVMNTNATGPRLRLATHADPGDGQLDVVRIDAGAREGLLAYLAALARDEFTALESVQVDRAGVVEIPYVGQAFHVDAEVRPAVQGASGRVRIEVWAGALSVLVPVAGA; translated from the coding sequence ATGACAGCCATGAATGCCGGGGCGGCCCCCGGAGTGCCTGAGCGGCGGGGCGCGACCCTGATTTTCAATGCGGGAGCGGGCGGCAGTGAGCACTGCACGCCGGATGATCTGGTGGCGGCGCTGGAGGGGATCGGGTTCTCGCCGGTGTACCGCAGCACGGGGTGTGAGGATGACCTGGACGCGGCGCTCGCGGACGTGCAGGGTGCAGTGTTCGTGGCGGGCGGGGACGGCACGGTCCGGGCCGTGGCGGTGCGTCTGGCCGGGCGTGAGGGCGTGACGCTGGGCGTGATTCCCATGGGCACGGCAAACAATGTGGCCAGGACGCTGGGCGTGCAGGGCGCGCCCCTGGACGTGATTGCCGGGTACGCGGGGGCGGGGGCGCGGCCGTTCGATCTGGGGCGCGTGCAGGGGCCGTGGGGTGAGGACCTGTTCCTGGAGGCGTGTGGGTGCGGGGCGTTCGCGGACGTGATGGCCGAGTACGACCCGGAGGCCGGCAAGAGTCCGTTGCGGGCGGTGCAGGCGCTCACGGCCACCCTGACGAACTTCGATCCGACGCCCGTGGCGCTGTCCGTGGATGGCGTGCCGGAACCGGAGGTGCCGCTGGCGCTGCTGGAGGTCATGAACACGAATGCGACCGGGCCGAGGCTCCGGCTGGCAACGCACGCCGATCCGGGGGACGGGCAGCTGGACGTGGTGCGGATCGATGCGGGCGCGCGTGAGGGGCTGCTGGCGTACCTGGCGGCGCTGGCGCGTGATGAGTTCACGGCCCTGGAAAGCGTGCAGGTGGACCGGGCGGGCGTGGTCGAGATTCCGTACGTGGGGCAGGCCTTCCACGTGGATGCGGAGGTGCGCCCGGCAGTGCAGGGCGCGTCGGGCCGGGTCCGGATTGAGGTGTGGGCGGGGGCGCTGTCGGTGCTGGTTCCGGTGGCGGGGGCCTGA
- a CDS encoding PHP domain-containing protein → MRMDLHLHTEVSHDCRTPLRDIPGWMLRTNTRVIAVTDHDQQRGGPELQGMVRDLGLEDRLSVIAGEEVTTREGELIGLFLSERIPPQLSPEDTVRAIREQGGLVLLQHGFDPFKRYRLRPEATARIAHEVDIVETFNSRLSRPHWNRVAASWAQARGLPMSGGSDAHTLQDIGEAWVETLFRRIETPQQLLEALREGTVGGQWTHPVYAYGRKQWRMLNGRLRRDGPPR, encoded by the coding sequence ATGCGCATGGACCTGCACCTGCACACGGAGGTCAGTCATGACTGCCGCACGCCGCTGCGGGACATTCCGGGGTGGATGCTCCGCACGAACACCCGCGTGATTGCCGTGACGGACCACGACCAGCAGCGGGGCGGTCCCGAATTGCAGGGCATGGTGCGGGACCTGGGCCTGGAGGATCGCCTGAGTGTCATTGCGGGTGAGGAGGTCACGACCCGCGAGGGCGAGTTGATCGGGTTGTTCCTCTCGGAGCGCATTCCGCCGCAGCTGTCCCCGGAGGACACGGTGCGCGCCATCCGGGAGCAGGGGGGGCTGGTGCTTCTGCAGCATGGCTTCGATCCGTTCAAACGGTACCGTCTGCGGCCCGAGGCGACTGCGCGGATCGCGCATGAGGTGGACATCGTCGAGACGTTCAACTCTCGGCTGTCCCGGCCGCACTGGAACCGCGTGGCGGCCAGTTGGGCGCAGGCGCGGGGGCTCCCCATGTCGGGCGGCAGTGACGCGCACACGCTGCAGGACATCGGGGAGGCGTGGGTGGAAACCCTGTTCCGCCGCATTGAGACGCCCCAGCAGCTGCTGGAAGCGCTGCGGGAGGGCACGGTGGGCGGGCAGTGGACCCATCCGGTGTACGCGTACGGCCGCAAGCAGTGGCGGATGCTGAACGGTCGCCTGCGCCGTGACGGGCCGCCCCGCTGA